Proteins from a genomic interval of Quercus lobata isolate SW786 chromosome 11, ValleyOak3.0 Primary Assembly, whole genome shotgun sequence:
- the LOC115967935 gene encoding uncharacterized protein LOC115967935 isoform X5: MNGLTGQKMQKIFKALVPESVYNDARNLVEYCCFRFLSRDSSDILPSLKEPAFQRLIFITMLAWENPYQEELANASEKAYFQRKLVREKAFVRIAPAVSGVADRSTVHNLFKTLAGDEEGISLSVWLTYISELLKVHEGRRSYQIQECPEFYEERVLCIASSRKRPVLKWENNMAWPGKLSLTDRAIYFEAIGLSGHKDAIKLDLTRDGLRVEKAKVGPLGSALFDSAVSISSGTESKSWVLEFVDLGGEMRRDVWHAFVGEVIALHKFMREYGPEDGDESLFHVYGALKGKERATVSAINSIARLQALQFMRKLLDDPTKLVQFTYLECAPYGHVVCQTLAVKFWGGPLVTKFMEAGSQSTGGARPSDEVFERNNHVFDIDGSVYLQKWMRSLSWASNDSTTFWNNSSIRQGVVLSKNLVVADATLEERATETCKQKYHVVEKTQATIDAAMLKGIPSNIDLFKELVLPLTIIAKNFEKLRHWEEPYLTISFLAFAYTIIFRNLLSYIFPMALMIIAASMLTLKGLKEQGRLGRSFGKVTIHDQPPSNTIQKIMAIKDAMRDCENYLQNLNVTLLKIRTILLSGQPQITAEVALVLFSSATILFVVPFKYVLAFLLFDLFTRELEFRMEMVKRFRKFLKERWDMVPAAPVVVLPFENEQSRSETETKETEDQEKPERIQNSGKSG, encoded by the exons ATGAATGGATTGACTGGGCAGAAAATGCAGAAAATATTTAAAGCACTCGTTCCTGAATCTGTATATAATGATGCCCGTAATTTGGTTGAGTATTGCTGCTTTAGATTCTTGTCAAGGGATAGTTCTGATATTCTTCCTTCTCTCAAG GAGCCTGCATTCCAGAGACTGATATTCATAACAATGCTTGCATGGGAGAATCCTTACCAAGAAGAGCTTGCAAATGCTTCAGAGAAAGCTTATTTTCAG AGGAAGCTTGTTAGAGAAAAGGCTTTTGTTCGTATAGCTCCAGCTGTTTCTGGTGTGGCTGATCGGTCGACAGTGCACAATCTATTCAAGACACTTGCTGGTGATGAAGAGGGTATCTCTTTGAGTGTGTGGCTAACTTATATCAGTGAACTTCTCAA AGTGCATGAAGGACGGAGATCATACCAGATTCAAGAATGTCCCGAGTTTTATGAGGAGAGAGTCTTATGTATTGCTTCCAGCAGAAAGCGGCCTGTTCTAAAATGGGAGAACAATATGGCATGGCCAGGAAAACTTAGTCTAACTGATAGAGCAATCTATTTTGAG GCAATTGGTTTATCAGGGCACAAAGATGCTATAAAACTTGATCTTACTAGAGATGGACTTCGAGTGGAGAAAGCAAAAGTTGGACCTTTGGGATCTGCTCTTTTTGACTCAGCTGTCTCCATCTCCTCTGGTACCGA gtCAAAATCGTGGGTCCTGGAATTTGTTGACTTGGGAGGTGAAATGAGGCGAGATGTCTGGCATGCATTTGTAGGTGAAGTTATTGCTTTACACAAGTTCATGCGTGAGTATGGACCAGAGGATGGTGATGAATCTTTGTTTCATGTGTATGGTGCTCTTAAAGGAAAGGAGAGAGCTACTGTCAGTGCTATTAATAGTATAGCGAGACTTCAGGCCCTTCAGTTTATGCGGAAGTTATTAGATGATCCCACCAAACTTGTTCAGTTCACATATTTAGAGTGTGCACCCTATGGTCATGTTGTTTGTCAAACTTTAGCTGTAAAATTTTGGGGTGGACCACTAGTTACAAAATTTATGGAGGCAGGCAGTCAATCAACTGGAGGAGCAAGGCCTTCTGATGAGGTATTTGAAAGAAATAACCATGTGTTTGACATAGATGGAAGTGTTTACTTACAGAAGTGGATGAGATCTCTGTCTTGGGCTTCCAATGATTCGACTACTTTCTGGAATAACTCTTCAATAAGACAAGGGGTGGTATTAAGTAAAAATCTAGTTGTGGCTGATGCAACTCTTGAAGAAAGAGCAACAGAAACATGCAAACAAAAATACCATGTGGTCGAGAAAACTCAGGCTACAATTGATGCTGCAATGCTTAAAGGGATACCTAGTAACATTGATCTTTTCAAG GAACTTGTCCTTCCTCTGACAATAATCGCCAAGAATTTTGAAAAGCTTAGGCACTGGGAGGAACCATACTTGactatttcttttcttgcatttgcatatacaataattttcag aAATTTGCTTTCATATATATTTCCCATGGCCTTGATGATTATAGCGGCTAGCATGCTAACATTGAAGGGGCTGAAGGAGCAGGGCCGCCTTGGACGATCATTTGGGAAAGTTACTATCCATGACCAGCCACCATCAAATACTATTCAAAAGATTATGGCCATAAAAGATGCCATGCGTGACTGTGAGAACTATTTGCAGAATCTGAATGTCACACTACTAAAAATACGTACTATTCTCCTCTCAGGTCAGCCGCAG ATAACTGCTGAGGTTGCACTGGTGCTTTTTTCTTCTGCAACCATTCTGTTTGTTGTCCCCTTCAAGTATGTTCTtgcttttcttctctttgatcTCTTCACTCGGGAGCTAGAGTTCAGGATGGAAATGGTTAAGAGATTCAGAAAGTTTTTGAAGGAACGTTGGGACATGGTGCCTGCAGCACCTGTAGTTGTATTACCATTTGAAAATGAACAGTCCAGGTCAGAAACTGAAACAAAGGAAACAGAGGACCAAGAAAAACCAGAAAGAATTCAGAACAGTGGCAAGTCTGGATAG